CGTCTTGCTGTTTCTTTTTGCCATGTCGGTAAGGGTTAAAGGGTGAATAACCAAAGGATGAAGCCAAAGAAGGCAATGGTGGAAAGGATAGCCACGATTACACCTATCGCCACTCGGAACACTCCGTTTACAATCTCTCTGATGATGCCCCAAAGGATGCCGAACACCCCGAAGGCGGTGCGCATCATCAAGCCGCATATCGCCAACCCGATGTGTTGCGCCATTTGTCTGAAATTTGCCGTTGCCGTCATATCTTCGCTGTTTTTGATTTTTTTGTTTTTAATGCGGATTCAAGAGCTGAGGGAGTTGAGTTTCAAACTATCTTATCTGCCTCTCGTTTATCCGACATTTTTTTTATGCGTCTTTCTGTCGCATCGGTCGTTTTCGTTTCGGGTGCTTGAAAAGGTAGGGATTAGGGAATGCAAGGTTTTTCGGTCAAAATACTACCCGCAGGGCTGGAGATTTTTACCGAAAACAGGAGGCTTGACCTTGCTTTCCCGTCCAATCCCGGAATTACCTTTGCGCCCAGAACGAAAATGACTGACTGATGCGGCTTACTGAAAGGCGCAAAATGGAGGTAAACGAAAACAGAGGCAGATTGTGTAGAAAAAAACTTCAGGGGAAAATCCGTAAAAAAAAGAATCACCAAAAGGAAAAAGACATCACCGGAAGCGTGAAAAGGGCAAACCACAACAAAGGAAGTATGATTGTTTCCGATCCGACGGAACTTGTTCAGCCGGGTGGCAACAATCATTCTTCCCGGTTTGTCCGGCTGTGTGTGGGCGCCTGTTTCATTCATGGGGCAGGCTGACACACTCTGCATTCACTTTCCGCTTCCGGCAAAAGAGACAGCGAAAAAAGAAAAATCATTTGAAAACCCGTAAAAGCACCTCTTGGCATAGGCGCAAAAGAAAGGGGCATTGCTTCATCTGTCTAAACATCGTTTAGGCGTGAGGCAATGCCCTTTTCTCCAGCTATGCGGTAGTCGGCACACGTTTGTTCCAAACTCGTTTTGGGCAATGGTGTGCCGACGGACAATACCGCTTTTACGGAAAATTCTTATGAATGAGGGGATAAAAAACGGGAGTTTATATCAAAATCTCGAATTAAATAGCTACTTTTGCATACGAAGAGTTCTTTGAAGGTTACGCAACGCGCAGAAGGATAATGCAGTAGATAACTAACTAAATCGTAACCTATTACTATCAAGAGCAATTAACCTACGCTCATTTCCAATAAATTACACTCTTTTCGTAACTTCCGGTTGCAAAGGAACAAAAAAGCATCTGTTCTTCGGGCAGAAGTTCTGTTAAATTTTGAAACTATCCCTATCTTTTTGCCGGACTGGCAAATTATCGTTATATTTGTACTTGCATATATTTAATAATGTAGTACGATGAAATTCCCGATAGGCATACAGAGTTTTGAGAAAATGATAACAGAAGGATACTGTTATGTAGACAAAACGGATTTACTCTACCAACTGGTAAAGGAAGGTGCGATTTATTTCCTCAGCCGTCCCCGCAGGTTCGGGAAAAGCCTGCTTGTATCTACCCTGAAGAATTATTTCTTAGGTAAGAAAGAGCTGTTCAAAGGACTTGCCATCGAGAAACTGGAAACGGAATGGAGGGAATATCCCGTATTCCATATCGACTTCAACGGAAGCAACTTCACCGTTCCGGGTACGTTGGAAGATATACTGGAAGGCACCATAAAAGGTTGGGAACGGGAATACGGAAAGAGCCAGGACTATACGGATATAGGGAAACGCTTTGCATACGTCCTCAAACAAGCTCACGAACAATCGGGTAAACGTTGCGTGGTGTTGATTGACGAATACGACAAGCCTATCTTGGACGTGCTTGATACGGGCATTAAGGGAGAACAGGAGGAAATGCTGTTGGAGGACCGGAACCGGGAAGTGCTGAAAGGATTCTATTCGGTATTCAAGGCTGCGGACGATGACCTGCAGTTCGTCTTGCTCACCGGAGTTACCAAGTTCTCGCAGGTAAGCGTGTTCAGCGGTTTCAACCAGCCTGCCGACATCAGCATGGACATACGCTATGAAGCCCTGTGCGGTATCACCCAGGAAGAACTGGAACACTACTTTGCCGGTCCGATAAGTGATATGGCAGACAGGGAAGGCATATCCAAGGAAGAAATGACCGGTCTGCTCAAACGCCAGTACGACGGATATCATTTCAGTAAAGCCATGACAGATATCTACAATCCTTTCAGCCTGCTCAATGCTTTTGCCACGCAAGACATGCAAGATTACTGGTTCCGTAGCGGTACTCCTTCATACCTCATCCGCCTGCTTGCGCATACCGATGAGAACCTGGATGAACTGACCGGAAAATATTACGACCCGCAGGAGTTTATTGACTATAAGGCAAACGTAGAAAAACCTTTGCCGATGATTTACCAGAGCGGATACCTTACCATTAAGGACTATAAACCACGCCGAGGTACATTCCTGCTCGACTTCCCCAACAATGAAGTGAAGAAAGGATTTGTATCGTTGGTAGCTTCCGATTATTTCAAGCCCCAACGGGAAAATGTAAACAGTTGGATACAAGACCTTATCGATGCGCTGGAGGAAGGTGATACAGACAAGCTGCATAAGCTGTTCACCTCGTTCCTTGCCGACATTCCCTATACCATGCGTCGCAAGCAGGACGAGAGGGAAAGGGAGCGTTATTTCCACTATACGTTCTACCTGATATTCCGCCTAGTCAGCGTCTACACGGTCTATACCGAAAAGGAACAGAGCGAAGGACGGGTGGACTGCATCGTAGAGACACCCGATTACGTCTATATTTTCGAATTTAAGCTGGACGGTTCGGCAGATGAGGCATTACGCCAAATCGAAGAAAAAGGCTACGCACGCCCGTATGCTTCCGACAAGCGGACGATCTATAAAATAGGTGCCAGCTTCTCCTCGCAGACCGGAACCATTGACGACTGGAAGATTCAAAACTAATATCTTTGAAGCAAGAAAGACGCAGAAGTATAATAATCCGTTTACACTTCTGCGTCTTTGTTATTTCAATGTGATCCCGTCCAAATTATACCAGATGTGCCACCCATTCATCACGGTCGCCCGGAAGGAGGTCTACTACCGGAATCTCAATCATTGTGTAGCATCCCGGTTGCTGACGCATCGAGGCGCGGGCTACGCATACCAGTACTTGGGCAGTCAGAGCCGGATTGTTGATTTTCATATCAAATTCGAACAATTGGTTATGAGTCTTGCCCGATACACCTTTGCGAACCAAGTTCACACCGTGGCCTACATCGTTCAGGTCGTCCACACAAGCGACTTGTTTCACGTGCGTTTCGTCATTCACGAAATACGGGTCAGCTTTGATAGCTGCTTCTACCTGCTTGAAATCGGCACCCTCTTCCAGCTCTACATATACCATACGGCGATGAATGCCCGTACCTACGGGAATAGTCATCGACAACGCATCTTTCACACCGGCAATCGCGCGCACAGCTACAGAGTGACCCATGCTGCGGCCCGGACCGAAGTTGGTATAGGTGATGCCTTTTGGAGCAATGGCTTCCAGCAAGGTACGTACTACCGAGTCACTTCCCGGGTCCCAGCCTGCCGAAATAACCGATACGGTATTGTTTGCCTTAGCCACTTCGCCCAATGTACGGCGCAAGTCGCTGATTTGTGTATGGATATCAAAGCTGTCCACGGTGTTGATACCGAGTGCGAGGATTTCTTTGGCGTACTGCTCTACGCTGCGCGTCGGAGTGGCAAGAATGGCAACATCCACGTCTTTCAGTTCTTTGATGTCTTTCACCACTTCATAGTTTGCCAACTCGGCAGGCTTGTTTTCCGCCCCATGACGGCGCACGATACCTGCCACTTCGAAATCGGGAGCCGCTTCCAGCGCTTCCAGCGTAAATTTTCCGATATTACCGTAACCCACTACGGCTGCTCTAATTTTCTTCATTTTCTTATTGGTTTTATTGAATATGCTGTTTTTATTTCTCTTTGCAAAAATACAAAACTTGGAATAAATTCAACGAATAAGAAGGACGCGAATTTGTAAATATTCGGGCAAAACTTACAAATTATAAGTTTTTTATAGCTATTTTTGTCATGAAACTTATAATTTGACAAAGAAACATGA
The Phocaeicola salanitronis DSM 18170 genome window above contains:
- a CDS encoding ATP-binding protein, which encodes MKFPIGIQSFEKMITEGYCYVDKTDLLYQLVKEGAIYFLSRPRRFGKSLLVSTLKNYFLGKKELFKGLAIEKLETEWREYPVFHIDFNGSNFTVPGTLEDILEGTIKGWEREYGKSQDYTDIGKRFAYVLKQAHEQSGKRCVVLIDEYDKPILDVLDTGIKGEQEEMLLEDRNREVLKGFYSVFKAADDDLQFVLLTGVTKFSQVSVFSGFNQPADISMDIRYEALCGITQEELEHYFAGPISDMADREGISKEEMTGLLKRQYDGYHFSKAMTDIYNPFSLLNAFATQDMQDYWFRSGTPSYLIRLLAHTDENLDELTGKYYDPQEFIDYKANVEKPLPMIYQSGYLTIKDYKPRRGTFLLDFPNNEVKKGFVSLVASDYFKPQRENVNSWIQDLIDALEEGDTDKLHKLFTSFLADIPYTMRRKQDERERERYFHYTFYLIFRLVSVYTVYTEKEQSEGRVDCIVETPDYVYIFEFKLDGSADEALRQIEEKGYARPYASDKRTIYKIGASFSSQTGTIDDWKIQN
- a CDS encoding diaminopimelate dehydrogenase, which codes for MKKIRAAVVGYGNIGKFTLEALEAAPDFEVAGIVRRHGAENKPAELANYEVVKDIKELKDVDVAILATPTRSVEQYAKEILALGINTVDSFDIHTQISDLRRTLGEVAKANNTVSVISAGWDPGSDSVVRTLLEAIAPKGITYTNFGPGRSMGHSVAVRAIAGVKDALSMTIPVGTGIHRRMVYVELEEGADFKQVEAAIKADPYFVNDETHVKQVACVDDLNDVGHGVNLVRKGVSGKTHNQLFEFDMKINNPALTAQVLVCVARASMRQQPGCYTMIEIPVVDLLPGDRDEWVAHLV